The following are from one region of the Streptomyces rubrogriseus genome:
- a CDS encoding SDR family oxidoreductase: MTELPEPSGKVALVTGASRGIGYGVAEALVARGDRVCITGRNEDALKEAVDRLGPDRVIGVAGKAHDEAHQAVAVERVMEAFGRVDFLVNNAGTNPVFGPIADLDLNVARKVFETNVISALGFAQRTWHAWQKDNGGAIVNIASVAGLSPSPFIAAYGVSKAALINLTAQLAHEFAPRVRVNAIAPAVVKTKFAAALYEGREEEAASGYPLGRLGVPSDIGGAAEFLTSEQSAWVTGQTLVVDGGIFLNAGVA, encoded by the coding sequence ATGACTGAACTGCCCGAGCCCTCCGGCAAGGTCGCGCTCGTCACCGGCGCGAGCCGCGGCATCGGCTACGGCGTCGCCGAGGCGCTCGTCGCGCGCGGCGACCGGGTCTGCATCACCGGCCGCAACGAGGACGCGCTGAAGGAGGCCGTCGACCGGCTCGGCCCCGACCGGGTCATCGGCGTCGCCGGCAAGGCGCACGACGAGGCCCACCAGGCCGTCGCCGTCGAGCGCGTGATGGAGGCCTTCGGCCGGGTCGACTTCCTGGTCAACAACGCCGGTACCAACCCGGTGTTCGGCCCGATCGCCGACCTGGACCTGAACGTGGCGCGCAAGGTCTTCGAGACCAACGTGATCTCGGCGCTCGGCTTCGCCCAGCGCACCTGGCACGCCTGGCAGAAGGACAACGGCGGCGCGATCGTCAACATCGCCTCCGTCGCGGGCCTCTCACCCTCGCCCTTCATCGCCGCGTACGGCGTGAGCAAGGCCGCGCTGATCAACCTCACCGCGCAGTTGGCGCACGAGTTCGCACCCCGGGTGCGGGTCAACGCGATCGCCCCGGCGGTCGTGAAGACCAAGTTCGCCGCCGCCCTGTACGAGGGGCGTGAGGAGGAGGCCGCCTCGGGCTACCCGCTGGGCCGGCTCGGCGTGCCCTCCGACATCGGGGGCGCCGCCGAGTTCCTCACGTCGGAGCAGTCCGCCTGGGTCACGGGTCAGACGCTCGTCGTCGACGGCGGCATCTTCCTGAACGCCGGCGTGGCCTGA
- the fabG gene encoding 3-oxoacyl-ACP reductase FabG, which yields MSTTEQRVAVVTGAARGIGAATAVRLAAEGRAVAVIDLDEAACKDTVEKITAAGGKAIAVGCDVSDEAQVEAAVARIAEELGAPTILVNNAGVLRDNLLFKMSVSDWDTVMNVHLRGAFLMTKACQKHMVDAKFGRVVNLSSSSALGNRGQVNYAAAKAGLQGFTKTLAKELGKFGVTANAVAPGFIATEMTKATADRVGMGFDDFKAAAATQIPVARVGEPDDIANAIAFFTGEAAGFVSGQVLYVAGGPLD from the coding sequence ATGTCCACCACTGAGCAGCGGGTCGCCGTAGTCACCGGAGCCGCGCGCGGCATCGGCGCCGCCACCGCCGTACGACTGGCCGCCGAGGGCCGCGCCGTCGCCGTCATCGACCTCGACGAGGCCGCCTGCAAGGACACCGTGGAGAAGATCACCGCGGCCGGCGGCAAGGCGATCGCGGTCGGCTGCGACGTCTCCGACGAGGCACAGGTCGAGGCGGCCGTCGCGCGCATCGCCGAGGAGCTGGGCGCGCCGACGATCCTCGTCAACAACGCGGGCGTGCTGCGCGACAACCTCCTGTTCAAGATGAGCGTCTCCGACTGGGACACCGTCATGAACGTGCACCTGCGCGGCGCCTTCCTGATGACGAAGGCCTGCCAGAAGCACATGGTGGACGCCAAGTTCGGCCGGGTCGTCAACCTGTCCTCCTCCTCCGCCCTCGGCAACCGCGGCCAGGTCAACTACGCCGCCGCCAAGGCCGGTCTCCAGGGCTTCACCAAGACCCTCGCCAAGGAGCTGGGCAAGTTCGGCGTGACCGCCAACGCCGTCGCCCCCGGCTTCATCGCCACCGAGATGACGAAGGCCACCGCCGACCGCGTCGGCATGGGCTTCGACGACTTCAAGGCCGCCGCCGCCACCCAGATCCCGGTCGCGCGCGTGGGCGAGCCCGACGACATCGCCAACGCCATCGCCTTCTTCACCGGCGAGGCCGCCGGCTTCGTCTCCGGCCAGGTCCTGTACGTGGCCGGCGGACCGCTCGACTAG